In the genome of Vicia villosa cultivar HV-30 ecotype Madison, WI linkage group LG7, Vvil1.0, whole genome shotgun sequence, one region contains:
- the LOC131620602 gene encoding phosphatidylinositol 4-phosphate 5-kinase 1-like, with translation MSDALVCNESEEVVTTAKNSIPEPEKENRQSPPAVIAGRSRSQGGGRRVTPTSFTVVSDGRSVVERVLPNGDFYVGSFSGNVPNGSGKYLWTDGCMYEGEWKRGKASGKGKFSWPSGATYEGEFKSGRMEGFGTFVGSDGDTYRGSWSSDRKHGFGQKRYANGDLYEGWWKRNVQDGQGRYAWKNGNEYVGEWRNGVISGKGQLVWVNGNRYEGQWENGVPKGQGVMKIQHGLNFKGSSCGGGGGLLWNDSFAPVTMRKRSSVDTVSARGSVNDKSFPRICIWESEGEAGDITCDIVDNLEASMFYRDGTASEPDEFRKHPCCFSSEVKRPGETISKGHKNYELMLNLQLGIRYTVGKEASKLRELKPSDFESKEKFWTKFPSEGSKLTPPHQTAEFRWKDYCPVVFRHLRKLFQVDPADYMLAICGDDALRELSSPGKSGSVFYLTQDDRFMIKTVKKSEVKVLLRMLRSYYKHVSKYENSLVTKFFGVHCVKPIGGQKIRFIVMGNLFCSEYPIHRRFDLKGSSHGRATDKPEDEIDETTTLKDLDLNYVFRVQRNWYQDLIKQIEHDCEFLETEKIMDYSLLVGLHFRDDNTYDKMGLSPFLLRTGNQDSYHNEKFMRGYRFLEAELQDRDRVKSGRKSLIRLGANMPARAERLARRSDFDQYTSGGISHLNPYSSGETYDCVLYFGVIDILQDYDISKKLEHAYKSLQVDPTSISAVDPKLYSKRFRDFIGRIFIEDW, from the exons ATGAGCGACGCGCTTGTTTGTAATGAATCTGAAGAAGTTGTTACCACCGCGAAGAACAGCATTCCGGAGCCGGAGAAGGAGAATAGACAGTCTCCACCGGCGGTGATTGCTGGAAGGAGTCGTTCTCAAGGAGGTGGCCGGAGAGTGACGCCGACGAGCTTTACGGTGGTTTCTGACGGTAGATCCGTCGTGGAGAGGGTGCTTCCTAACGGAGATTTCTATGTAGGAAGTTTCTCCGGCAACGTGCCGAATGGATCCGGTAAGTATCTGTGGACCGACGGTTGTATGTACGAGGGTGAATGGAAGCGAGGAAAAGCTTCGGGGAAAGGAAAATTTTCGTGGCCTTCTGGTGCGACTTACGAGGGAGAGTTCAAGTCGGGTCGAATGGAAGGGTTTGGGACTTTCGTTGGATCCGACGGAGATACTTACCGCGGGTCATGGAGCTCCGACAGGAAGCACGGGTTCGGTCAGAAGCGTTACGCGAACGGCGATTTGTATGAAGGATGGTGGAAGCGTAACGTTCAGGACGGTCAGGGGCGTTACGCTTGGAAGAATGGAAATGAATACGTTGGAGAATGGCGTAACGGCGTTATTTCTGGTAAAGGTCAGTTGGTTTGGGTTAACGGAAACCGTTACGAGGGTCAGTGGGAGAATGGTGTACCGAAAGGACAAGGAGTTATGAAGATTCAGCATGGTTTGAATTTCAAGGGTTCAAGCTGTGGTGGTGGTGGGGGATTGTTATGGAATGACAGTTTTGCCCCTGTGACGATGAGGAAGAGGTCCTCTGTTGATACTGTTAGTGCTAGAGGGAGTGTGAATGATAAGAGTTTTCCTAGGATTTGTATTTGGGAATCTGAAGGTGAAGCTGGTGATATCACTTGTGATATCGTTGATAATCTGGAAGCTTCCATGTTTTATCGCGATGGAACGGCGTCCGAGCCGGATGAATTTCGAAAGCATCCTTGCTGTTTCTCTTCTGAAGTTAAGAGACCGGGTGAAACTATTTCCAAAGGGCATAAGAATTATGAGTTGATGCTTAATTTGCAATTGGGGATTAG GTACACTGTTGGGAAGGAAGCGTCTAAGTTGCGAGAGCTTAAACCTAGTGATTTTGAATCTAAGGAGAAGTTCTGGACAAAGTTTCCATCTGAAGGATCTAAACTTACCCCGCCCCATCAAACTGCAGAGTTTCGATGGAAAGATTACTGCCCTGTGGTTTTTAG ACATTTGAGGAAGCTGTTTCAGGTTGATCCTGCTGATTACATGTTGGCTATATGTGGGGATGATGCTCTCCGAGAACTTTCCTCTCCCGGGAAAAGTGGAAGTGTCTTCTACTTGACCCAAGATGACAGATTCATGATTAAGACAGTGAAGAAATCTGAAGTCAAG GTCCTTCTTCGGATGCTTCGAAGCTATTACAAACACGTGTCTAAATATGAGAATTCACTCGTGACAAAATTCTTCGGGGTACATTGTGTGAAACCAATTGGAGGCCAGAAG ATCCGTTTTATTGTAATGGGAAATCTTTTCTGCTCTGAATATCCAATTCATagaagatttgatttgaaaggatCTTCACATGGTCGTGCAACAGACAAACCTGAGGATGAGATTGATGAAACTACCACCCTCAAGGACCTTGATCTGAATTATGTGTTTCGGGTTCAAAGAAATTGGTACCAAGATCTTATTAA ACAAATTGAGCATGATTGCGAGTTTTTGGAAACCGAGAAAATTATGGATTACAGTCTTTTGGTTGGCCTTCATTTTCGGGATGACAACACGTATGACAAAATGGGGCTGTCACCTTTTCTTTTACGCACTG GCAATCAGGATTCGTATCATAATGAGAAGTTCATGCGTGGTTACCGTTTTCTTGAAGCAGAGCTGCAAGATAGGGATCGAGTTAAATCTGGAAG GAAATCATTAATTAGGCTAGGAGCCAATATGCCAGCAAGAGCCGAGCGACTAGCAAGGAGGAGTGATTTTGATCAATACACCAGTGGCGGAATCAGCCATTTGAACCCTTATAGCAGTGGGGAGACTTATGATTGCGTTTTATATTTTGGAGTTATCGATATTTTGCAAGACTACGATATTAGCAAGAAGCTTGAACATGCTTACAAGTCCTTGCAAGTTGACCCTACTTCAATTTCCGCCGTAGATCCAAAGCTATACTCAAAAAGGTTTCGAGATTTTATAGGGAGAATATTCATTGAAGATTGGTAG